Proteins found in one Sphaeramia orbicularis chromosome 8, fSphaOr1.1, whole genome shotgun sequence genomic segment:
- the LOC115423435 gene encoding galactose-3-O-sulfotransferase 2 isoform X2, which produces MTHHRFVLQLWRYRLTGLMLTMGVTFLVILIGTHLLQQSSVNNWKMPLKKTDGLATDSNPQQNHIGGDTRSSSAPSENDADLFYIQRIRTNSPPVVFLKTHRTGGSTVQNLLFRMGERDGATFAFPHHTYHFNYPQRFRAELVDKLPSGSSQYDILCSHMRLDVEQLKKVMSSNAIFITILREPVQTFESVFSYYSSSVPAFASAKKAKAETSGNKSALSVFLDSPQTFWDPKEFNNGLGKNPMSFDLGLNSRMWNSSWLADLTLLEEAFQLVMIAEHFDESLVLLGALLKLELEELAYVRLNSRSAKDITLLDEVTKVKIRTWNNLDVLLYDFFLQVFWEKAGQYGLERLRREVGLLRASTERIRQKCVAKSGVPPDQLEDLVRPSQIGSATILGHQVQRNLTKQDQGFCTRLVLHELQYHAHLYYQQYARDMGLAPTQ; this is translated from the exons ATGACCCACCATCGATTCGTCCTTCAGCTGTGGAGATACCGTCTAACAGGTCTCATGCTGACTATGGGGGTCACTTTTCTTGTCATACTTATAGGCACTCATCTCCTGCAGCAGTCGAG TGTTAATAACTGGAAGATGCCTTTGAAGAAAACAGATGGACTAGCAACAGATTCCAACCCACAGCAAAACCACATAGGAGGTGACACTCGATCCTCTAGCGCACCGTCTGAAAATGACGCTGATCTTTTTTATATACAGAGGATAAGGACAAATAGTCCCCCTGTAGTTTTCCTCAAGACTCACAGGACAGGTGGCAGCACTGTCCAAAATCTGCTGTTCCGCATGGGCGAGAGGGACGGTGCCACATTTGCGTTTCCTCATCACACCTACCACTTCAACTATCCACAGAG ATTTCGTGCAGAACTTGTGGACAAGTTACCCAGCGGCTCATCTCAGTACGACATACTTTGTAGCCACATGCGTCTAGATGTGGAACAGCTGAAAAAAGTGATGTCGTCAAATGCCATCTTCATCACCATCCTCAGGGAGCCCGTGCAGACTTTTGAGTCTGTTTTCTCCTATTACTCCTCCTCTGTCCCTGCCTTTGCTTCAGCCAAAAAGGCAAAAGCAGAAACATCAGGAAACAAATCAGCTCTGTCAGTTTTTCTAGACTCTCCTCAGACCTTCTGGGACCCTAAAGAATTCAATAATGGCCTGGGAAAGAACCCCATGAGCTTTGATTTGGGTCTCAACAGCCGCATGTGGAACTCCTCATGGCTGGCTGACCTGACTCTGCTGGAGGAGGCCTTCCAACTGGTCATGATTGCAGAGCATTTTGATGAGTCTCTAGTCCTCCTGGGGGCCCTGCTGAAACTGGAGCTTGAGGAACTGGCTTATGTGCGCCTCAACAGCCGCTCCGCAAAAGATATAACCCTGCTGGATGAGGTAACCAAAGTCAAGATAAGAACCTGGAACAACCTGGACGTGCTGCTCTATGACTTCTTCCTGCAGGTGTTCTGGGAGAAGGCGGGGCAGTATGGGTTGGAGAGGCTCAGGAGGGAGGTGGGGCTCCTGAGGGCCTCCACAGAGAGAATCAGACAGAAATGTGTAGCCAAGTCAGGGGTTCCACCTGATCAACTAGAGGACTTAGTGAGACCCTCACAGATTGGTTCAGCCACGATACTGGGTCATCAGGTACAAAGAAACCTGACAAAGCAGGATCAAGGATTCTGTACACGACTGGTCCTGCATGAACTCCAGTATCACGCACATCTCTATTACCAGCAGTACGCACGAGACATGGGGCTTGCACCTAcacagtaa
- the LOC115423435 gene encoding galactose-3-O-sulfotransferase 2 isoform X1, which translates to MTHHRFVLQLWRYRLTGLMLTMGVTFLVILIGTHLLQQSSVNNWKMPLKKTDGLATDSNPQQNHIGGDTRSSSAPSENDADLFYIQRIRTNSPPVVFLKTHRTGGSTVQNLLFRMGERDGATFAFPHHTYHFNYPQRYGTSLNRLMSVAESPLPPLNSILHLPLSSGFRFRAELVDKLPSGSSQYDILCSHMRLDVEQLKKVMSSNAIFITILREPVQTFESVFSYYSSSVPAFASAKKAKAETSGNKSALSVFLDSPQTFWDPKEFNNGLGKNPMSFDLGLNSRMWNSSWLADLTLLEEAFQLVMIAEHFDESLVLLGALLKLELEELAYVRLNSRSAKDITLLDEVTKVKIRTWNNLDVLLYDFFLQVFWEKAGQYGLERLRREVGLLRASTERIRQKCVAKSGVPPDQLEDLVRPSQIGSATILGHQVQRNLTKQDQGFCTRLVLHELQYHAHLYYQQYARDMGLAPTQ; encoded by the exons ATGACCCACCATCGATTCGTCCTTCAGCTGTGGAGATACCGTCTAACAGGTCTCATGCTGACTATGGGGGTCACTTTTCTTGTCATACTTATAGGCACTCATCTCCTGCAGCAGTCGAG TGTTAATAACTGGAAGATGCCTTTGAAGAAAACAGATGGACTAGCAACAGATTCCAACCCACAGCAAAACCACATAGGAGGTGACACTCGATCCTCTAGCGCACCGTCTGAAAATGACGCTGATCTTTTTTATATACAGAGGATAAGGACAAATAGTCCCCCTGTAGTTTTCCTCAAGACTCACAGGACAGGTGGCAGCACTGTCCAAAATCTGCTGTTCCGCATGGGCGAGAGGGACGGTGCCACATTTGCGTTTCCTCATCACACCTACCACTTCAACTATCCACAGAGGTATGGAACTTCTCTAAACAGACTCATGAGTGTAGCTGAAAGTCCACTGCCACCACTGAACAGTATTTTACATCTTCCTCTTTCCTCTGGTTTCAGATTTCGTGCAGAACTTGTGGACAAGTTACCCAGCGGCTCATCTCAGTACGACATACTTTGTAGCCACATGCGTCTAGATGTGGAACAGCTGAAAAAAGTGATGTCGTCAAATGCCATCTTCATCACCATCCTCAGGGAGCCCGTGCAGACTTTTGAGTCTGTTTTCTCCTATTACTCCTCCTCTGTCCCTGCCTTTGCTTCAGCCAAAAAGGCAAAAGCAGAAACATCAGGAAACAAATCAGCTCTGTCAGTTTTTCTAGACTCTCCTCAGACCTTCTGGGACCCTAAAGAATTCAATAATGGCCTGGGAAAGAACCCCATGAGCTTTGATTTGGGTCTCAACAGCCGCATGTGGAACTCCTCATGGCTGGCTGACCTGACTCTGCTGGAGGAGGCCTTCCAACTGGTCATGATTGCAGAGCATTTTGATGAGTCTCTAGTCCTCCTGGGGGCCCTGCTGAAACTGGAGCTTGAGGAACTGGCTTATGTGCGCCTCAACAGCCGCTCCGCAAAAGATATAACCCTGCTGGATGAGGTAACCAAAGTCAAGATAAGAACCTGGAACAACCTGGACGTGCTGCTCTATGACTTCTTCCTGCAGGTGTTCTGGGAGAAGGCGGGGCAGTATGGGTTGGAGAGGCTCAGGAGGGAGGTGGGGCTCCTGAGGGCCTCCACAGAGAGAATCAGACAGAAATGTGTAGCCAAGTCAGGGGTTCCACCTGATCAACTAGAGGACTTAGTGAGACCCTCACAGATTGGTTCAGCCACGATACTGGGTCATCAGGTACAAAGAAACCTGACAAAGCAGGATCAAGGATTCTGTACACGACTGGTCCTGCATGAACTCCAGTATCACGCACATCTCTATTACCAGCAGTACGCACGAGACATGGGGCTTGCACCTAcacagtaa
- the LOC115423435 gene encoding galactose-3-O-sulfotransferase 4 isoform X4, whose protein sequence is MTHHRFVLQLWRYRLTGLMLTMGVTFLVILIGTHLLQQSRFRAELVDKLPSGSSQYDILCSHMRLDVEQLKKVMSSNAIFITILREPVQTFESVFSYYSSSVPAFASAKKAKAETSGNKSALSVFLDSPQTFWDPKEFNNGLGKNPMSFDLGLNSRMWNSSWLADLTLLEEAFQLVMIAEHFDESLVLLGALLKLELEELAYVRLNSRSAKDITLLDEVTKVKIRTWNNLDVLLYDFFLQVFWEKAGQYGLERLRREVGLLRASTERIRQKCVAKSGVPPDQLEDLVRPSQIGSATILGHQVQRNLTKQDQGFCTRLVLHELQYHAHLYYQQYARDMGLAPTQ, encoded by the exons ATGACCCACCATCGATTCGTCCTTCAGCTGTGGAGATACCGTCTAACAGGTCTCATGCTGACTATGGGGGTCACTTTTCTTGTCATACTTATAGGCACTCATCTCCTGCAGCAGTCGAG ATTTCGTGCAGAACTTGTGGACAAGTTACCCAGCGGCTCATCTCAGTACGACATACTTTGTAGCCACATGCGTCTAGATGTGGAACAGCTGAAAAAAGTGATGTCGTCAAATGCCATCTTCATCACCATCCTCAGGGAGCCCGTGCAGACTTTTGAGTCTGTTTTCTCCTATTACTCCTCCTCTGTCCCTGCCTTTGCTTCAGCCAAAAAGGCAAAAGCAGAAACATCAGGAAACAAATCAGCTCTGTCAGTTTTTCTAGACTCTCCTCAGACCTTCTGGGACCCTAAAGAATTCAATAATGGCCTGGGAAAGAACCCCATGAGCTTTGATTTGGGTCTCAACAGCCGCATGTGGAACTCCTCATGGCTGGCTGACCTGACTCTGCTGGAGGAGGCCTTCCAACTGGTCATGATTGCAGAGCATTTTGATGAGTCTCTAGTCCTCCTGGGGGCCCTGCTGAAACTGGAGCTTGAGGAACTGGCTTATGTGCGCCTCAACAGCCGCTCCGCAAAAGATATAACCCTGCTGGATGAGGTAACCAAAGTCAAGATAAGAACCTGGAACAACCTGGACGTGCTGCTCTATGACTTCTTCCTGCAGGTGTTCTGGGAGAAGGCGGGGCAGTATGGGTTGGAGAGGCTCAGGAGGGAGGTGGGGCTCCTGAGGGCCTCCACAGAGAGAATCAGACAGAAATGTGTAGCCAAGTCAGGGGTTCCACCTGATCAACTAGAGGACTTAGTGAGACCCTCACAGATTGGTTCAGCCACGATACTGGGTCATCAGGTACAAAGAAACCTGACAAAGCAGGATCAAGGATTCTGTACACGACTGGTCCTGCATGAACTCCAGTATCACGCACATCTCTATTACCAGCAGTACGCACGAGACATGGGGCTTGCACCTAcacagtaa
- the LOC115423435 gene encoding galactose-3-O-sulfotransferase 2 isoform X3, producing the protein MGERDGATFAFPHHTYHFNYPQRYGTSLNRLMSVAESPLPPLNSILHLPLSSGFRFRAELVDKLPSGSSQYDILCSHMRLDVEQLKKVMSSNAIFITILREPVQTFESVFSYYSSSVPAFASAKKAKAETSGNKSALSVFLDSPQTFWDPKEFNNGLGKNPMSFDLGLNSRMWNSSWLADLTLLEEAFQLVMIAEHFDESLVLLGALLKLELEELAYVRLNSRSAKDITLLDEVTKVKIRTWNNLDVLLYDFFLQVFWEKAGQYGLERLRREVGLLRASTERIRQKCVAKSGVPPDQLEDLVRPSQIGSATILGHQVQRNLTKQDQGFCTRLVLHELQYHAHLYYQQYARDMGLAPTQ; encoded by the coding sequence ATGGGCGAGAGGGACGGTGCCACATTTGCGTTTCCTCATCACACCTACCACTTCAACTATCCACAGAGGTATGGAACTTCTCTAAACAGACTCATGAGTGTAGCTGAAAGTCCACTGCCACCACTGAACAGTATTTTACATCTTCCTCTTTCCTCTGGTTTCAGATTTCGTGCAGAACTTGTGGACAAGTTACCCAGCGGCTCATCTCAGTACGACATACTTTGTAGCCACATGCGTCTAGATGTGGAACAGCTGAAAAAAGTGATGTCGTCAAATGCCATCTTCATCACCATCCTCAGGGAGCCCGTGCAGACTTTTGAGTCTGTTTTCTCCTATTACTCCTCCTCTGTCCCTGCCTTTGCTTCAGCCAAAAAGGCAAAAGCAGAAACATCAGGAAACAAATCAGCTCTGTCAGTTTTTCTAGACTCTCCTCAGACCTTCTGGGACCCTAAAGAATTCAATAATGGCCTGGGAAAGAACCCCATGAGCTTTGATTTGGGTCTCAACAGCCGCATGTGGAACTCCTCATGGCTGGCTGACCTGACTCTGCTGGAGGAGGCCTTCCAACTGGTCATGATTGCAGAGCATTTTGATGAGTCTCTAGTCCTCCTGGGGGCCCTGCTGAAACTGGAGCTTGAGGAACTGGCTTATGTGCGCCTCAACAGCCGCTCCGCAAAAGATATAACCCTGCTGGATGAGGTAACCAAAGTCAAGATAAGAACCTGGAACAACCTGGACGTGCTGCTCTATGACTTCTTCCTGCAGGTGTTCTGGGAGAAGGCGGGGCAGTATGGGTTGGAGAGGCTCAGGAGGGAGGTGGGGCTCCTGAGGGCCTCCACAGAGAGAATCAGACAGAAATGTGTAGCCAAGTCAGGGGTTCCACCTGATCAACTAGAGGACTTAGTGAGACCCTCACAGATTGGTTCAGCCACGATACTGGGTCATCAGGTACAAAGAAACCTGACAAAGCAGGATCAAGGATTCTGTACACGACTGGTCCTGCATGAACTCCAGTATCACGCACATCTCTATTACCAGCAGTACGCACGAGACATGGGGCTTGCACCTAcacagtaa